A genomic window from Aquila chrysaetos chrysaetos chromosome 9, bAquChr1.4, whole genome shotgun sequence includes:
- the PPTC7 gene encoding protein phosphatase PTC7 homolog, translated as MFSVLSYGRLVARAVLGGLSQTDSRDYSLVTASCGFGKDFRKGILKKGMCYGDDACFVARHRSADVLGVADGVGGWRDYGVDPSQFSGTLMRTCERLVKEGRFVPSNPVGILTAGYCELLQNKVPLLGSSTACIVVLDRTSHRLHTANLGDSGFLVVRGGEVVHRSDEQQHYFNTPFQLSIAPPEAEGVVLSDSPDAADSTSFDVQLGDIILTATDGLFDNMPDYMILQELKKLKNSNYESIQQTARSIAEQAHELAYDPTYMSPFAQFACDNGLNVRGGKPDDITVLLSIVAEYTD; from the exons ATGTTCTCGGTGCTCTCCTATGGCAGGCTGGTGGCCCGGGCAGTCCTGGGCGGCCTCTCGCAGACGGACTCCCGTGACTACAGCTTGGTGACAGCCAGCTGTGGCTTTGGCAAAGATTTCCGCAAGGGCATCCTCAAGAAAGGCATGTGCTACGGGGATGACGCCTGCTTCGTGGCCCGGCACCGGTCGGCAGATGTCCTGG gGGTAGCAGATGGTGTAGGTGGCTGGAGAGACTATGGGGTTGACCCTTCTCAGTTCTCAGGGACTCTAATGCGAACATGTGAACGTTTAGTAAAAGAAGGACGGTTTGTACCAAGCAATCCTGTTGGGATTCTCACCGCAGGTTATTGTGAGCTGCTGCAGAACAAAGTACCTTTGCTTG GAAGCAGTACAGCTTGTATAGTAGTTCTGGACAGAACAAGTCATCGTTTACATACAGCCAACTTGGGAGATTCTGGATTTTTGGTAGTCAGAGGAGGAGAAGTAGTACATCGATCTGATGAGCAGCAGCATTACTTCAACACTCCGTTCCAACTGTCAATAGCTCCACCAGAAGCAGAAGGAGTTGTCTTAAGTGACAG CCCTGATGCTGCTGATAGTACTTCTTTTGATGTCCAACTTGGAGACATTATTTTGACTGCAACAGATGGACTGTTTGACAACATGCCTGACTACATGATTCTGCAGGAGTTAAAAAAGCTGAAG AACTCCAACTATGAGAGTATACAGCAGACTGCAAGAAGCATTGCTGAGCAAGCTCACGAGCTGGCATATGATCCCACTTACATGTCACCGTTTGCACAGTTTGCATGTGACAATGGATTGAATGTGAGAG